From Passer domesticus isolate bPasDom1 chromosome 5, bPasDom1.hap1, whole genome shotgun sequence, the proteins below share one genomic window:
- the LOC135300883 gene encoding uncharacterized protein LOC135300883 isoform X1, with the protein MMEKVPRLPGGSFQGIQHSPTPPDEVSSTSISHVQCCHTANKDSCSSVLPRCPVTHCRVCAWNPGPFCLPLILSAKRNFIGSSLEASHVLRGARVLARRETDGYYYLGHIVQEVKGSREGFLVEFDQSRALKGKVKPGWQETPLYDILHYEDARRQPLAPGDKVLAPWEAPAKRFGPGTVLRVVESTEEPLAHNERGVLVNFWNGQTKEVSSAQALRIPLPLSERIILELQMPLAARQMVVDSSLDYPYLVAPGYRASGHYRQGHLGLDCCPEALYSTHPCATCSCRCTLLPQCCLGAWEPTRPAECKVQQENAFIPRASLTEEKLSKKIEQELSELRIASPESVSREEENKEEKRLETENVPEDVRSCLEEDHEVIETEKGPQREMAHAVVDAAVNTDSWLMETDHKEEAESRQQDAETEANFEREHGLFESRVAEAPVQHSQRSPSLGSSALVPFRCQSFFAQVNQSLEKDSLTIRSALRVQRPHSTTHLQAGRSTHLPNLLKDKSITKSSLSGVSQKKWKELDFSRAKIEHKKWQEQRQLKREQQQEADGTRHQLHRDSQRRRLRQRILQGLEKQLEHKERALQHMALLQAAGAERSRKESYFQREERKAKQRLQFLKTRHLQREELQTESNKRSCEQEKERLELLRSRMQSWQEVLEQESQEQDKQQKQHQAAKVRVFQRREFSSEDGKRPETPCPAAVLQGTEAPAAPGIHAHLRKLHSGSAGPGAVHRPAVSCQL; encoded by the exons ATGATGGAGAAAGTACCCAGACTGCCAGGAGGGTCCTTTCAAGGAATCCAACACTCCCCTACTCCTCCTGACGAG GTGAGCTCCACATCCATCTCACATGTCCAGTGCTGCCACACAGCCAATAAAGATTCCTGTAGCTCTGTGCTGCCAAGATGTCCAGTAACACA CTGTCGTGTTTGTGCCTGGAATCCAGGTCCCTTCTGCTTGCCCTTGATACTCTCAGCCAAAAGAAATTTCATTGGTTCATCCCTGGAGGCTTCCCATGTCCTGAGGGGGGCTCGTGTGTTGGCAAGGAGAGAAACTGATGGCTACTACTACCTGGGCCACATTGTCCAGGAGGTGAAG GGCTCCAGGGAAGGCTTTTTAGTTGAGTTTGACCAAAGTCGTGCTCTGAAGGGCAAGGTCAAGCCTGGCTGGCAGGAAACACCTCTCTATGACATTCTGCACTATGAAGACGCCCGGCGACAGCCTCTTGCTCCAGGGGACAAGGTCTTGGCACCATGGGAGGCTCCAGCCAAACGTTTTGGCCCTGGCACTGTGCTAAGGGTTGTGGAGAGCACAGAGGAACCTTTAG CACACAATGAAAGGGGAGTGCTTGTGAATTTCTGGAATGGGCAGACTAAGGAGGTCTCTTCTGCCCAAGCTCTGCGGATTCCTCTGCCCCTAAGTGAACGCAtcatcctggagctgcagatgcCTTTAGCAGCCAGGCAGATGGTGGTAGATTCAAGCTTGGATTACCCATACCTTGTGGCACCAGGTTATAGAGCCTCAGGACACTACAGACAGGGTCACCTGGGCCTGGATTGCTGCCCAGAGGCTCTGTATTCCACTCATCCCTGTGCCACGTGCAGCTGCAGGTGTACCTTGCTTCCCCAGTGCTGCCTGGGAGCCTGGGAGCCCACACGGCCTGCAGAGTGCAAAGTGCAGCAGGAAAATGCCTTCATCCCAAGAGCAAGCCTGACTGAAGAAAAGCTCAGCAAGAAAATAGAACAGGAACTGTCTGAATTGAGGATTGCTTCTCCAGAAAGCGTTTCCAGAGAGGAAGAGAATAAGGAAGAGAAGAGATTAGAGACAGAAAACGTTCCAGAAGATGTTAGGTCTTGTTTGGAAGAGGACCATGAGGTTATAGAAACTGAGAAG GGCCCTCAGAGGGAGATGGCTCATGCTGTGGTTGATGCTGCTGTCAACACAGACAGCTGGTTAATGGAGACAGATCACAAGGAAGAAGCAGAGAGCAGACAGCAGGATGCTGAAACTGAAGCTAATTTTGAACGTGAGCATG GCCTTTTTGAGTCCAGAGTGGCAGAAGCTCCAGtccagcattcccagaggagcccttccctgggaaGCAGTGCTTTGGTTCCTTTCAGGTGCCAGAGCTTCTTTGCCCAGGTGAATCAATCACTGGAGAAAGACAGCCTGACCATCAGATCAGCCCTTCGTGTGCAGAGACCCCACAGTACTACCCACCTGCAGGCTGGCAGATCCACACATCtcccaaaccttctaaaagacAAAAGCATCACA AAATCATCCCTTAGTGGTGTGTCTCAGAAGAAGTGGAAGGAGCTGGACTTCAGCAGAGCCAAGATTGAGCACAAAAAGTGGCAAgaacagaggcagctgaagagggagcagcagcaagaggCAGATGGCACCCGACAccagctgcacagggacagccagag GCGGCGATTGCGTCAGAGAATATTGCAAGGGCTGGAGAAACAGCTGGAACACAAAGAGAGAGCTTTGCAGCACATGGCACTGCtccaggctgctggggctgagagGAGCAGGAAGGAATCCTACTTTCAGCGGGAGGAGAGGAAGGCAAAGCAGAGGCTTCAGTTCTTAAAGACACGGCATTTGCAGAGAGAGGAGTTGCAGACAGAAAGCAACAAAAGGAGCTGTGAACAAGAGAAAGAAAGGCTG GAGTTGCTGAGGAGCAGAATGCAGTCATGGCAGGAAGTGCTGGAACAAGAATCCCAGGAGCAGGACAAACAGCAAAAGCAGCACCAGGCTGCCAAAGTGAGAGTGTTCCAGAGGAGAGAGTTCTCATCTGAAGATGGAAAAAGGCCAGAAACTCCGTGCCCTGCAGCAGTACTTCAGGGAACAgaagctcctgctgctccaggcatCCATGCTCACCTAAGGAAGCTGCACAGTGGGtcagcagggcctggagcagTTCACAGACCTGCTGTGTCCTGTCAGCTGTGA
- the LOC135300883 gene encoding uncharacterized protein LOC135300883 isoform X2, with protein sequence MMEKVPRLPGGSFQGIQHSPTPPDEVSSTSISHVQCCHTANKDSCSSVLPRCPVTHCRVCAWNPGPFCLPLILSAKRNFIGSSLEASHVLRGARVLARRETDGYYYLGHIVQEVKGSREGFLVEFDQSRALKGKVKPGWQETPLYDILHYEDARRQPLAPGDKVLAPWEAPAKRFGPGTVLRVVESTEEPLAHNERGVLVNFWNGQTKEVSSAQALRIPLPLSERIILELQMPLAARQMVVDSSLDYPYLVAPGYRASGHYRQGHLGLDCCPEALYSTHPCATCSCRCTLLPQCCLGAWEPTRPAECKVQQENAFIPRASLTEEKLSKKIEQELSELRIASPESVSREEENKEEKRLETENVPEDVRSCLEEDHEVIETEKGPQREMAHAVVDAAVNTDSWLMETDHKEEAESRQQDAETEANFERLFESRVAEAPVQHSQRSPSLGSSALVPFRCQSFFAQVNQSLEKDSLTIRSALRVQRPHSTTHLQAGRSTHLPNLLKDKSITKSSLSGVSQKKWKELDFSRAKIEHKKWQEQRQLKREQQQEADGTRHQLHRDSQRRRLRQRILQGLEKQLEHKERALQHMALLQAAGAERSRKESYFQREERKAKQRLQFLKTRHLQREELQTESNKRSCEQEKERLELLRSRMQSWQEVLEQESQEQDKQQKQHQAAKVRVFQRREFSSEDGKRPETPCPAAVLQGTEAPAAPGIHAHLRKLHSGSAGPGAVHRPAVSCQL encoded by the exons ATGATGGAGAAAGTACCCAGACTGCCAGGAGGGTCCTTTCAAGGAATCCAACACTCCCCTACTCCTCCTGACGAG GTGAGCTCCACATCCATCTCACATGTCCAGTGCTGCCACACAGCCAATAAAGATTCCTGTAGCTCTGTGCTGCCAAGATGTCCAGTAACACA CTGTCGTGTTTGTGCCTGGAATCCAGGTCCCTTCTGCTTGCCCTTGATACTCTCAGCCAAAAGAAATTTCATTGGTTCATCCCTGGAGGCTTCCCATGTCCTGAGGGGGGCTCGTGTGTTGGCAAGGAGAGAAACTGATGGCTACTACTACCTGGGCCACATTGTCCAGGAGGTGAAG GGCTCCAGGGAAGGCTTTTTAGTTGAGTTTGACCAAAGTCGTGCTCTGAAGGGCAAGGTCAAGCCTGGCTGGCAGGAAACACCTCTCTATGACATTCTGCACTATGAAGACGCCCGGCGACAGCCTCTTGCTCCAGGGGACAAGGTCTTGGCACCATGGGAGGCTCCAGCCAAACGTTTTGGCCCTGGCACTGTGCTAAGGGTTGTGGAGAGCACAGAGGAACCTTTAG CACACAATGAAAGGGGAGTGCTTGTGAATTTCTGGAATGGGCAGACTAAGGAGGTCTCTTCTGCCCAAGCTCTGCGGATTCCTCTGCCCCTAAGTGAACGCAtcatcctggagctgcagatgcCTTTAGCAGCCAGGCAGATGGTGGTAGATTCAAGCTTGGATTACCCATACCTTGTGGCACCAGGTTATAGAGCCTCAGGACACTACAGACAGGGTCACCTGGGCCTGGATTGCTGCCCAGAGGCTCTGTATTCCACTCATCCCTGTGCCACGTGCAGCTGCAGGTGTACCTTGCTTCCCCAGTGCTGCCTGGGAGCCTGGGAGCCCACACGGCCTGCAGAGTGCAAAGTGCAGCAGGAAAATGCCTTCATCCCAAGAGCAAGCCTGACTGAAGAAAAGCTCAGCAAGAAAATAGAACAGGAACTGTCTGAATTGAGGATTGCTTCTCCAGAAAGCGTTTCCAGAGAGGAAGAGAATAAGGAAGAGAAGAGATTAGAGACAGAAAACGTTCCAGAAGATGTTAGGTCTTGTTTGGAAGAGGACCATGAGGTTATAGAAACTGAGAAG GGCCCTCAGAGGGAGATGGCTCATGCTGTGGTTGATGCTGCTGTCAACACAGACAGCTGGTTAATGGAGACAGATCACAAGGAAGAAGCAGAGAGCAGACAGCAGGATGCTGAAACTGAAGCTAATTTTGAAC GCCTTTTTGAGTCCAGAGTGGCAGAAGCTCCAGtccagcattcccagaggagcccttccctgggaaGCAGTGCTTTGGTTCCTTTCAGGTGCCAGAGCTTCTTTGCCCAGGTGAATCAATCACTGGAGAAAGACAGCCTGACCATCAGATCAGCCCTTCGTGTGCAGAGACCCCACAGTACTACCCACCTGCAGGCTGGCAGATCCACACATCtcccaaaccttctaaaagacAAAAGCATCACA AAATCATCCCTTAGTGGTGTGTCTCAGAAGAAGTGGAAGGAGCTGGACTTCAGCAGAGCCAAGATTGAGCACAAAAAGTGGCAAgaacagaggcagctgaagagggagcagcagcaagaggCAGATGGCACCCGACAccagctgcacagggacagccagag GCGGCGATTGCGTCAGAGAATATTGCAAGGGCTGGAGAAACAGCTGGAACACAAAGAGAGAGCTTTGCAGCACATGGCACTGCtccaggctgctggggctgagagGAGCAGGAAGGAATCCTACTTTCAGCGGGAGGAGAGGAAGGCAAAGCAGAGGCTTCAGTTCTTAAAGACACGGCATTTGCAGAGAGAGGAGTTGCAGACAGAAAGCAACAAAAGGAGCTGTGAACAAGAGAAAGAAAGGCTG GAGTTGCTGAGGAGCAGAATGCAGTCATGGCAGGAAGTGCTGGAACAAGAATCCCAGGAGCAGGACAAACAGCAAAAGCAGCACCAGGCTGCCAAAGTGAGAGTGTTCCAGAGGAGAGAGTTCTCATCTGAAGATGGAAAAAGGCCAGAAACTCCGTGCCCTGCAGCAGTACTTCAGGGAACAgaagctcctgctgctccaggcatCCATGCTCACCTAAGGAAGCTGCACAGTGGGtcagcagggcctggagcagTTCACAGACCTGCTGTGTCCTGTCAGCTGTGA
- the LOC135300883 gene encoding uncharacterized protein C11orf16 homolog isoform X4, with the protein MMEKVPRLPGGSFQGIQHSPTPPDEVSSTSISHVQCCHTANKDSCSSVLPRCPVTHCRVCAWNPGPFCLPLILSAKRNFIGSSLEASHVLRGARVLARRETDGYYYLGHIVQEVKGSREGFLVEFDQSRALKGKVKPGWQETPLYDILHYEDARRQPLAPGDKVLAPWEAPAKRFGPGTVLRVVESTEEPLAHNERGVLVNFWNGQTKEVSSAQALRIPLPLSERIILELQMPLAARQMVVDSSLDYPYLVAPGYRASGHYRQGHLGLDCCPEALYSTHPCATCSCRCTLLPQCCLGAWEPTRPAECKVQQENAFIPRASLTEEKLSKKIEQELSELRIASPESVSREEENKEEKRLETENVPEDVRSCLEEDHEVIETEKGPQREMAHAVVDAAVNTDSWLMETDHKEEAESRQQDAETEANFEREHGLFESRVAEAPVQHSQRSPSLGSSALVPFRCQSFFAQVNQSLEKDSLTIRSALRVQRPHSTTHLQAGRSTHLPNLLKDKSITKSSLSGVSQKKWKELDFSRAKIEHKKWQEQRQLKREQQQEADGTRHQLHRDSQRRRLRQRILQGLEKQLEHKERALQHMALLQAAGAERSRKESYFQREERKAKQRLQFLKTRHLQREELQTESNKRSCEQEKERSC; encoded by the exons ATGATGGAGAAAGTACCCAGACTGCCAGGAGGGTCCTTTCAAGGAATCCAACACTCCCCTACTCCTCCTGACGAG GTGAGCTCCACATCCATCTCACATGTCCAGTGCTGCCACACAGCCAATAAAGATTCCTGTAGCTCTGTGCTGCCAAGATGTCCAGTAACACA CTGTCGTGTTTGTGCCTGGAATCCAGGTCCCTTCTGCTTGCCCTTGATACTCTCAGCCAAAAGAAATTTCATTGGTTCATCCCTGGAGGCTTCCCATGTCCTGAGGGGGGCTCGTGTGTTGGCAAGGAGAGAAACTGATGGCTACTACTACCTGGGCCACATTGTCCAGGAGGTGAAG GGCTCCAGGGAAGGCTTTTTAGTTGAGTTTGACCAAAGTCGTGCTCTGAAGGGCAAGGTCAAGCCTGGCTGGCAGGAAACACCTCTCTATGACATTCTGCACTATGAAGACGCCCGGCGACAGCCTCTTGCTCCAGGGGACAAGGTCTTGGCACCATGGGAGGCTCCAGCCAAACGTTTTGGCCCTGGCACTGTGCTAAGGGTTGTGGAGAGCACAGAGGAACCTTTAG CACACAATGAAAGGGGAGTGCTTGTGAATTTCTGGAATGGGCAGACTAAGGAGGTCTCTTCTGCCCAAGCTCTGCGGATTCCTCTGCCCCTAAGTGAACGCAtcatcctggagctgcagatgcCTTTAGCAGCCAGGCAGATGGTGGTAGATTCAAGCTTGGATTACCCATACCTTGTGGCACCAGGTTATAGAGCCTCAGGACACTACAGACAGGGTCACCTGGGCCTGGATTGCTGCCCAGAGGCTCTGTATTCCACTCATCCCTGTGCCACGTGCAGCTGCAGGTGTACCTTGCTTCCCCAGTGCTGCCTGGGAGCCTGGGAGCCCACACGGCCTGCAGAGTGCAAAGTGCAGCAGGAAAATGCCTTCATCCCAAGAGCAAGCCTGACTGAAGAAAAGCTCAGCAAGAAAATAGAACAGGAACTGTCTGAATTGAGGATTGCTTCTCCAGAAAGCGTTTCCAGAGAGGAAGAGAATAAGGAAGAGAAGAGATTAGAGACAGAAAACGTTCCAGAAGATGTTAGGTCTTGTTTGGAAGAGGACCATGAGGTTATAGAAACTGAGAAG GGCCCTCAGAGGGAGATGGCTCATGCTGTGGTTGATGCTGCTGTCAACACAGACAGCTGGTTAATGGAGACAGATCACAAGGAAGAAGCAGAGAGCAGACAGCAGGATGCTGAAACTGAAGCTAATTTTGAACGTGAGCATG GCCTTTTTGAGTCCAGAGTGGCAGAAGCTCCAGtccagcattcccagaggagcccttccctgggaaGCAGTGCTTTGGTTCCTTTCAGGTGCCAGAGCTTCTTTGCCCAGGTGAATCAATCACTGGAGAAAGACAGCCTGACCATCAGATCAGCCCTTCGTGTGCAGAGACCCCACAGTACTACCCACCTGCAGGCTGGCAGATCCACACATCtcccaaaccttctaaaagacAAAAGCATCACA AAATCATCCCTTAGTGGTGTGTCTCAGAAGAAGTGGAAGGAGCTGGACTTCAGCAGAGCCAAGATTGAGCACAAAAAGTGGCAAgaacagaggcagctgaagagggagcagcagcaagaggCAGATGGCACCCGACAccagctgcacagggacagccagag GCGGCGATTGCGTCAGAGAATATTGCAAGGGCTGGAGAAACAGCTGGAACACAAAGAGAGAGCTTTGCAGCACATGGCACTGCtccaggctgctggggctgagagGAGCAGGAAGGAATCCTACTTTCAGCGGGAGGAGAGGAAGGCAAAGCAGAGGCTTCAGTTCTTAAAGACACGGCATTTGCAGAGAGAGGAGTTGCAGACAGAAAGCAACAAAAGGAGCTGTGAACAAGAGAAAGAAAG GAGTTGCTGA
- the LOC135300883 gene encoding uncharacterized protein C11orf16 homolog isoform X5, producing the protein MMEKVPRLPGGSFQGIQHSPTPPDEVSSTSISHVQCCHTANKDSCSSVLPRCPVTHCRVCAWNPGPFCLPLILSAKRNFIGSSLEASHVLRGARVLARRETDGYYYLGHIVQEVKGSREGFLVEFDQSRALKGKVKPGWQETPLYDILHYEDARRQPLAPGDKVLAPWEAPAKRFGPGTVLRVVESTEEPLAHNERGVLVNFWNGQTKEVSSAQALRIPLPLSERIILELQMPLAARQMVVDSSLDYPYLVAPGYRASGHYRQGHLGLDCCPEALYSTHPCATCSCRCTLLPQCCLGAWEPTRPAECKVQQENAFIPRASLTEEKLSKKIEQELSELRIASPESVSREEENKEEKRLETENVPEDVRSCLEEDHEVIETEKGPQREMAHAVVDAAVNTDSWLMETDHKEEAESRQQDAETEANFEREHGLFESRVAEAPVQHSQRSPSLGSSALVPFRCQSFFAQVNQSLEKDSLTIRSALRVQRPHSTTHLQAGRSTHLPNLLKDKSITKSSLSGVSQKKWKELDFSRAKIEHKKWQEQRQLKREQQQEADGTRHQLHRDSQRRRLRQRILQGLEKQLEHKERALQHMALLQAAGAERSRKESYFQREERKAKQRLQFLKTRHLQREELQTESNKRSCEQEKERLF; encoded by the exons ATGATGGAGAAAGTACCCAGACTGCCAGGAGGGTCCTTTCAAGGAATCCAACACTCCCCTACTCCTCCTGACGAG GTGAGCTCCACATCCATCTCACATGTCCAGTGCTGCCACACAGCCAATAAAGATTCCTGTAGCTCTGTGCTGCCAAGATGTCCAGTAACACA CTGTCGTGTTTGTGCCTGGAATCCAGGTCCCTTCTGCTTGCCCTTGATACTCTCAGCCAAAAGAAATTTCATTGGTTCATCCCTGGAGGCTTCCCATGTCCTGAGGGGGGCTCGTGTGTTGGCAAGGAGAGAAACTGATGGCTACTACTACCTGGGCCACATTGTCCAGGAGGTGAAG GGCTCCAGGGAAGGCTTTTTAGTTGAGTTTGACCAAAGTCGTGCTCTGAAGGGCAAGGTCAAGCCTGGCTGGCAGGAAACACCTCTCTATGACATTCTGCACTATGAAGACGCCCGGCGACAGCCTCTTGCTCCAGGGGACAAGGTCTTGGCACCATGGGAGGCTCCAGCCAAACGTTTTGGCCCTGGCACTGTGCTAAGGGTTGTGGAGAGCACAGAGGAACCTTTAG CACACAATGAAAGGGGAGTGCTTGTGAATTTCTGGAATGGGCAGACTAAGGAGGTCTCTTCTGCCCAAGCTCTGCGGATTCCTCTGCCCCTAAGTGAACGCAtcatcctggagctgcagatgcCTTTAGCAGCCAGGCAGATGGTGGTAGATTCAAGCTTGGATTACCCATACCTTGTGGCACCAGGTTATAGAGCCTCAGGACACTACAGACAGGGTCACCTGGGCCTGGATTGCTGCCCAGAGGCTCTGTATTCCACTCATCCCTGTGCCACGTGCAGCTGCAGGTGTACCTTGCTTCCCCAGTGCTGCCTGGGAGCCTGGGAGCCCACACGGCCTGCAGAGTGCAAAGTGCAGCAGGAAAATGCCTTCATCCCAAGAGCAAGCCTGACTGAAGAAAAGCTCAGCAAGAAAATAGAACAGGAACTGTCTGAATTGAGGATTGCTTCTCCAGAAAGCGTTTCCAGAGAGGAAGAGAATAAGGAAGAGAAGAGATTAGAGACAGAAAACGTTCCAGAAGATGTTAGGTCTTGTTTGGAAGAGGACCATGAGGTTATAGAAACTGAGAAG GGCCCTCAGAGGGAGATGGCTCATGCTGTGGTTGATGCTGCTGTCAACACAGACAGCTGGTTAATGGAGACAGATCACAAGGAAGAAGCAGAGAGCAGACAGCAGGATGCTGAAACTGAAGCTAATTTTGAACGTGAGCATG GCCTTTTTGAGTCCAGAGTGGCAGAAGCTCCAGtccagcattcccagaggagcccttccctgggaaGCAGTGCTTTGGTTCCTTTCAGGTGCCAGAGCTTCTTTGCCCAGGTGAATCAATCACTGGAGAAAGACAGCCTGACCATCAGATCAGCCCTTCGTGTGCAGAGACCCCACAGTACTACCCACCTGCAGGCTGGCAGATCCACACATCtcccaaaccttctaaaagacAAAAGCATCACA AAATCATCCCTTAGTGGTGTGTCTCAGAAGAAGTGGAAGGAGCTGGACTTCAGCAGAGCCAAGATTGAGCACAAAAAGTGGCAAgaacagaggcagctgaagagggagcagcagcaagaggCAGATGGCACCCGACAccagctgcacagggacagccagag GCGGCGATTGCGTCAGAGAATATTGCAAGGGCTGGAGAAACAGCTGGAACACAAAGAGAGAGCTTTGCAGCACATGGCACTGCtccaggctgctggggctgagagGAGCAGGAAGGAATCCTACTTTCAGCGGGAGGAGAGGAAGGCAAAGCAGAGGCTTCAGTTCTTAAAGACACGGCATTTGCAGAGAGAGGAGTTGCAGACAGAAAGCAACAAAAGGAGCTGTGAACAAGAGAAAGAAAGGCTG TTTTGA
- the LOC135300883 gene encoding uncharacterized protein C11orf16 homolog isoform X3, protein MMEKVPRLPGGSFQGIQHSPTPPDEVSSTSISHVQCCHTANKDSCSSVLPRCPVTHCRVCAWNPGPFCLPLILSAKRNFIGSSLEASHVLRGARVLARRETDGYYYLGHIVQEVKGSREGFLVEFDQSRALKGKVKPGWQETPLYDILHYEDARRQPLAPGDKVLAPWEAPAKRFGPGTVLRVVESTEEPLAHNERGVLVNFWNGQTKEVSSAQALRIPLPLSERIILELQMPLAARQMVVDSSLDYPYLVAPGYRASGHYRQGHLGLDCCPEALYSTHPCATCSCRCTLLPQCCLGAWEPTRPAECKVQQENAFIPRASLTEEKLSKKIEQELSELRIASPESVSREEENKEEKRLETENVPEDVRSCLEEDHEVIETEKGPQREMAHAVVDAAVNTDSWLMETDHKEEAESRQQDAETEANFEREHGLFESRVAEAPVQHSQRSPSLGSSALVPFRCQSFFAQVNQSLEKDSLTIRSALRVQRPHSTTHLQAGRSTHLPNLLKDKSITKSSLSGVSQKKWKELDFSRAKIEHKKWQEQRQLKREQQQEADGTRHQLHRDSQRRRLRQRILQGLEKQLEHKERALQHMALLQAAGAERSRKESYFQREERKAKQRLQFLKTRHLQREELQTESNKRSCEQEKERLPL, encoded by the exons ATGATGGAGAAAGTACCCAGACTGCCAGGAGGGTCCTTTCAAGGAATCCAACACTCCCCTACTCCTCCTGACGAG GTGAGCTCCACATCCATCTCACATGTCCAGTGCTGCCACACAGCCAATAAAGATTCCTGTAGCTCTGTGCTGCCAAGATGTCCAGTAACACA CTGTCGTGTTTGTGCCTGGAATCCAGGTCCCTTCTGCTTGCCCTTGATACTCTCAGCCAAAAGAAATTTCATTGGTTCATCCCTGGAGGCTTCCCATGTCCTGAGGGGGGCTCGTGTGTTGGCAAGGAGAGAAACTGATGGCTACTACTACCTGGGCCACATTGTCCAGGAGGTGAAG GGCTCCAGGGAAGGCTTTTTAGTTGAGTTTGACCAAAGTCGTGCTCTGAAGGGCAAGGTCAAGCCTGGCTGGCAGGAAACACCTCTCTATGACATTCTGCACTATGAAGACGCCCGGCGACAGCCTCTTGCTCCAGGGGACAAGGTCTTGGCACCATGGGAGGCTCCAGCCAAACGTTTTGGCCCTGGCACTGTGCTAAGGGTTGTGGAGAGCACAGAGGAACCTTTAG CACACAATGAAAGGGGAGTGCTTGTGAATTTCTGGAATGGGCAGACTAAGGAGGTCTCTTCTGCCCAAGCTCTGCGGATTCCTCTGCCCCTAAGTGAACGCAtcatcctggagctgcagatgcCTTTAGCAGCCAGGCAGATGGTGGTAGATTCAAGCTTGGATTACCCATACCTTGTGGCACCAGGTTATAGAGCCTCAGGACACTACAGACAGGGTCACCTGGGCCTGGATTGCTGCCCAGAGGCTCTGTATTCCACTCATCCCTGTGCCACGTGCAGCTGCAGGTGTACCTTGCTTCCCCAGTGCTGCCTGGGAGCCTGGGAGCCCACACGGCCTGCAGAGTGCAAAGTGCAGCAGGAAAATGCCTTCATCCCAAGAGCAAGCCTGACTGAAGAAAAGCTCAGCAAGAAAATAGAACAGGAACTGTCTGAATTGAGGATTGCTTCTCCAGAAAGCGTTTCCAGAGAGGAAGAGAATAAGGAAGAGAAGAGATTAGAGACAGAAAACGTTCCAGAAGATGTTAGGTCTTGTTTGGAAGAGGACCATGAGGTTATAGAAACTGAGAAG GGCCCTCAGAGGGAGATGGCTCATGCTGTGGTTGATGCTGCTGTCAACACAGACAGCTGGTTAATGGAGACAGATCACAAGGAAGAAGCAGAGAGCAGACAGCAGGATGCTGAAACTGAAGCTAATTTTGAACGTGAGCATG GCCTTTTTGAGTCCAGAGTGGCAGAAGCTCCAGtccagcattcccagaggagcccttccctgggaaGCAGTGCTTTGGTTCCTTTCAGGTGCCAGAGCTTCTTTGCCCAGGTGAATCAATCACTGGAGAAAGACAGCCTGACCATCAGATCAGCCCTTCGTGTGCAGAGACCCCACAGTACTACCCACCTGCAGGCTGGCAGATCCACACATCtcccaaaccttctaaaagacAAAAGCATCACA AAATCATCCCTTAGTGGTGTGTCTCAGAAGAAGTGGAAGGAGCTGGACTTCAGCAGAGCCAAGATTGAGCACAAAAAGTGGCAAgaacagaggcagctgaagagggagcagcagcaagaggCAGATGGCACCCGACAccagctgcacagggacagccagag GCGGCGATTGCGTCAGAGAATATTGCAAGGGCTGGAGAAACAGCTGGAACACAAAGAGAGAGCTTTGCAGCACATGGCACTGCtccaggctgctggggctgagagGAGCAGGAAGGAATCCTACTTTCAGCGGGAGGAGAGGAAGGCAAAGCAGAGGCTTCAGTTCTTAAAGACACGGCATTTGCAGAGAGAGGAGTTGCAGACAGAAAGCAACAAAAGGAGCTGTGAACAAGAGAAAGAAAGGCTG CCCCTTTAG
- the NDUFB2 gene encoding NADH dehydrogenase [ubiquinone] 1 beta subcomplex subunit 2, mitochondrial, protein MVVAALGRAAGRLLRAGAAVPGRRRAGGGVHIPPRYRQFPELTRAQVIRGELLSGFMWFWILWQFWHNSDMVLGHFPYPDASAWTDEELGIPPDDEE, encoded by the exons ATGGTGGTGGCGGCGCTGGGCCGGGCGGCGGGCCGGCTgctgcgggccggggccgccgtgcccgggcggcggcg CGCGGGCGGCGGGGTGCACATCCCGCCGCGGTACCGGCAGTTCCCGGAGCTGACGCGGGCGCAGGTGATCCGAGGCGAGCTGCTCAGCGGCTTCATGTGGTTCTGGATCCTCTGGCAGTTCTGGCACAACTCGGACATGGTGCTG GGACACTTCCCGTATCCCGACGCTTCGGCCTGGACGGACGAGGAGCTCGGCATCCCTCCGGACGATGAGGAATAG